Sequence from the Feifania hominis genome:
AACCATTGCACCAGTCGTGCTGGAGACGGCGTCGGAGGGCGAAAATCCGTTTGACACCGTAGGCCAGCAGGTCATGCAGGCGAAGCTCTTCGGGGTGGTGCCCATCAAGGAGGTCTCGGTCAGCGTGCTCAAGCGCACGACGCTGATCCCCTCGGGCAGCACGTTCGGAGTAAAGCTGTTTACAAACGGCGTGATGGTGGTCGGCATGTCGGATATACACACAGCCGACGGCGACAAGAATCCAGCCTACCTCGCGGGAATCCGGGTGAGAGACATCATATTGGAAATGAATGGGGTGAGAGTATCGACCATTGAAGAGGTGGCAAGCTGCTTTGAAAACGGTGCGGGAACGCCGGTAAAGCTCAAGGTCTCCCGTCAGGACACCGTCTTTGAAACAGAGCTTGTACCCGTTTTGTGTTCCGACGACTCAAAATACAAAGTGGGACTCTGGGTGAGGGACAGTACGGCCGGCATCGGCACGATGACCTTTGTAGACCCGGAGAACCGAGTATTTGCCGGTCTCGGCCACGGAATCTGTGATGTGGATACCGGGGATATCATGCCGCTCTATTCCGGAAGTGTGGTAAAAGCGCAAATCATGGATGTCAACCGAGGAGAAAAAGGCGCCCCGGGCGAGCTGATCGGCACCTTTGACGAGAGTGTCGTCATCGGTTCGCTTCTGGGCAACAGTGAGACAGGAATTTATGGTATAATCGAAAACGAACAGTACGCGCAGGGCGAGGCCATGGTGGCCGCGTCAAGCGACGAGATCCACGAGGGGCCCGCAACGATTTTGACAACGGTCGACGGCGATCAGCCGCAGGAGTATGAAATTCAAATCACCAAGGTGATGAGAGGCAGCGGCACAACATCGAAAAACATGATGATCAAAGTGACCGATGAAGAGCTGCTCAAAAAGACCGGCGGAATCGTGCAGGGCATGAGCGGCAGCCCGATACTCCAGGATGGAAAACTCATCGGCGCCGTCACGCATGTTCTGGTCAACGACCCCACAAAGGGCTATGGAATCTTCATTGAAAACATGATCGAAGAAATCCGCCAGATAAAAACACAAAATCAGTCCTGAATTTGCCGATATTGTGGATAAATTGCCTTTATCCACAATATCGTGTACATAAATTTGAAAAATTTGGAAAAAAAGGCTTGCATAGTATTCCATTTAATGGTAATCTATTGTCATAATCTTTGTTTTGGGAGTGTGTGAGACAATGGAAGAGAAAAGCAAAATCCTGATTGCGGATGACAACTATGACGGGAGCCTTGTTACCAAGGGGATTTTGGAATCCTACGGTTTTGAGGTGACCGGGATTGCCAAAAGTGGGGAAATGGCAATTCAAATGGTCAAGGAGCACCAGCCGGACGTTCTTCTTCTCGACATGTGCATGCCGAGAGTCGACGGCATCGGCGTGCTCAAGGCGCTTTCGAGTATGGAGCTCAAAAAGCGCCCGGTGATCATCATCTATTCCTGCATCGGCAATGAGGAGCTGACGGAGCAGGCAATCAATCTTGGCGCATCGTATTATCTCTACAAGGACAACGACTATGAGCTGCTCGCCGAGCGCATCAGGCTCTTCGCCGGGAGTGGGGCGAGAAGCGCGGTGCCGCACATCGACAACAGCATGGCCGAACGCAGAAAAGAGGTCAGCATCGAGAAGTACGTCACCGAAATTCTCCATGAGATCGGCGTACCGGCACACATCAAAGGCTACCAGTATCTGCGCGAGGCCATCATCATGGTGATCAACGACATCAAGGTCATCGACTCCATTACAAAGTTATTGTACCCGGCTGTTGCAAAAAAGTTTTCGACAACATCTTCCAGAGTCGAGCGCGCCATTCGCCACGCAGTTGAGGTTGCGTGGGACAGAGGCAACGTCGATACGCTCAACCACTATTTCGGCTACACGGTACATACCAACAAGGGCAAGCCGACAAACAGCGAGTTCATCGCCATGATTGCCGACAAGCTCATACTCCAGCTCAAGTGCAGCTGAGTGAGTCTCAACCGGGACGCGAGGCGCCGGGAGGAACCGATGTGTTCTTCCCGGCGCTTTTGATAAATTTACAAAAAAAGAGCCGGTACGCATCGGAAAAGTCTGCGTACCGGCTCGTCGCTGTTCGCCTGTTTCAGGGGAGGGGCGTATCAGTTGCCGAGATTGAGAACCATTCTCACGGCGATCAAAAGCGCCTGCTCGCGGGTGGCGTTGGCATAGCCCTCAGCCTGCTGCTTGGTGGTGACATTCTTCGGCGCGAACATGTTGTTGTCCATGCCGCCCATGATGCCGTTGGCAGCCATGAAGTAGACGCTGTCTTTGGCCCAGTCGGAGATCTGCGCGTCGTCAGCGAAAGGAGCGGGCTTTGTGTAGTTCAGGCTGAATTGGTCGTCAGTGGCGAGCGTCCAGCCCGGAATGGAGACTTTCTTGAACACTCTTGTCAGCATGGTGGAGGCCTGCTCGCGGCTCAAAAGCGAATCCGGCTCATAGGTGTTCTCGGTGACACCGCCCACCGCACCGATGTTGTAGGCTTTCAGCACTTCGACATCGGTGCAGTCGGTGAAAGGATCGTTGACAGCGGGAATGGCGGCAGTGCCGGAGAGCGCCTCATACACCTTGACCACCACGGCGGCAAACTCGGCTCTTGTGATATCCTCCGT
This genomic interval carries:
- the spoIVB gene encoding SpoIVB peptidase, with the translated sequence MTKFFAFFLVLCTVITPLLLYQSVRSSVPDSIAIFQGNRLNETIAPVVLETASEGENPFDTVGQQVMQAKLFGVVPIKEVSVSVLKRTTLIPSGSTFGVKLFTNGVMVVGMSDIHTADGDKNPAYLAGIRVRDIILEMNGVRVSTIEEVASCFENGAGTPVKLKVSRQDTVFETELVPVLCSDDSKYKVGLWVRDSTAGIGTMTFVDPENRVFAGLGHGICDVDTGDIMPLYSGSVVKAQIMDVNRGEKGAPGELIGTFDESVVIGSLLGNSETGIYGIIENEQYAQGEAMVAASSDEIHEGPATILTTVDGDQPQEYEIQITKVMRGSGTTSKNMMIKVTDEELLKKTGGIVQGMSGSPILQDGKLIGAVTHVLVNDPTKGYGIFIENMIEEIRQIKTQNQS
- the spo0A gene encoding sporulation transcription factor Spo0A, encoding MEEKSKILIADDNYDGSLVTKGILESYGFEVTGIAKSGEMAIQMVKEHQPDVLLLDMCMPRVDGIGVLKALSSMELKKRPVIIIYSCIGNEELTEQAINLGASYYLYKDNDYELLAERIRLFAGSGARSAVPHIDNSMAERRKEVSIEKYVTEILHEIGVPAHIKGYQYLREAIIMVINDIKVIDSITKLLYPAVAKKFSTTSSRVERAIRHAVEVAWDRGNVDTLNHYFGYTVHTNKGKPTNSEFIAMIADKLILQLKCS
- a CDS encoding S-layer homology domain-containing protein, producing the protein MVKVYEALSGTAAIPAVNDPFTDCTDVEVLKAYNIGAVGGVTENTYEPDSLLSREQASTMLTRVFKKVSIPGWTLATDDQFSLNYTKPAPFADDAQISDWAKDSVYFMAANGIMGGMDNNMFAPKNVTTKQQAEGYANATREQALLIAVRMVLNLGN